From the Marinomonas sp. THO17 genome, one window contains:
- the cydX gene encoding cytochrome bd-I oxidase subunit CydX, with product MWYFAWILGVLLACSFGIINAVWLEFKGYEGEEEQF from the coding sequence ATGTGGTATTTTGCTTGGATTCTGGGCGTTTTATTGGCTTGCTCTTTCGGTATCATCAACGCGGTATGGTTAGAGTTCAAAGGCTATGAAGGTGAAGAGGAGCAATTCTAA